One segment of Candidatus Hydrogenedentota bacterium DNA contains the following:
- a CDS encoding metallophosphoesterase family protein translates to MIFAAIGNIDGNARALESALDDIDAAGIQTIVHTGDCVGFGSTPNETVSLLRARAIPGVQGDMDRRVARFVRKQRTLRTECAPDVLAALQRTYDALHSEHVEYLAGLPRERRLVVDGVAIFICHGSPHGQDEGLLESDDVSRFRRFRETARADIVVMGHTPHPFSRMCDGVLFVNPGFLAGELPCYAVVNTETEPWSVAFHRPGDRHSP, encoded by the coding sequence ATGATTTTCGCCGCCATCGGCAACATTGATGGAAATGCCCGCGCCCTGGAATCGGCGCTGGACGACATTGACGCGGCGGGCATTCAGACGATCGTTCACACCGGGGATTGCGTCGGGTTCGGATCCACCCCGAATGAGACCGTCTCGTTGCTGCGCGCCCGCGCGATTCCCGGTGTCCAAGGCGATATGGATCGACGTGTGGCGCGATTCGTGCGCAAGCAGCGCACGCTTCGAACCGAATGCGCGCCGGATGTCTTGGCCGCCCTGCAACGGACCTATGACGCGCTCCACAGCGAGCACGTTGAATACCTTGCGGGACTGCCGCGCGAACGGCGGCTTGTCGTGGATGGTGTCGCCATTTTCATTTGCCACGGCAGTCCCCATGGACAGGATGAGGGGCTCCTTGAAAGCGACGATGTCAGCCGCTTTCGGCGCTTTCGCGAAACGGCCCGGGCGGATATCGTCGTCATGGGTCACACGCCCCATCCGTTTTCGCGCATGTGCGACGGCGTATTGTTTGTGAATCCGGGATTCCTGGCGGGCGAACTCCCGTGCTATGCCGTCGTGAACACGGAAACGGAACCGTGGTCGGTCGCGTTTCATCGTCCGGGCGATCGACATTCCCCCTGA
- a CDS encoding type II secretion system F family protein: protein MTAESRQALTQMLAAKGLIVENAAEAGKTVKPSVASANARRKVKSTDLLVFTRQLATIVSSGLPLLQGLDILAEQSEDPNFSAVILACAQDVENGESFSNAIGKFPRAFPDLYVSMVRAGEAGGDLDGVLLQLADYMEASEELRRRIKSAMTYPVVAFSMILLIAIGLIVWVVPQFATIFASFGTPDKPVPLPAPTLILIKISDTLGSWVGLAVLGAVIAVVFAVRAYGRTPSGRYNLDVLKLRLPIFGILLRKVAISRFTRTLSTLTRSGVAILHALEIAERTAGNEVFARVVKNAGDSVRNGETLAEPLARSEQFPPMVTRMIGVGEKTGALEGMLLKIAEFYDSEVKAMVDSMTSLIEPILIMFMGIVVGGIVVALFMPILMLSSLVGK from the coding sequence ATGACGGCTGAAAGTCGCCAGGCATTGACGCAGATGCTGGCCGCCAAGGGACTCATCGTGGAGAACGCCGCAGAAGCGGGCAAGACCGTCAAGCCCTCAGTCGCCAGCGCCAATGCGCGGCGCAAGGTCAAGTCAACCGACCTGCTCGTGTTTACGCGGCAGTTGGCGACCATCGTCAGTTCCGGCCTGCCCCTCCTGCAAGGTCTCGATATCCTGGCCGAGCAGTCCGAGGATCCGAATTTCTCCGCCGTTATCCTTGCCTGCGCGCAAGATGTCGAAAACGGCGAATCGTTCTCCAACGCGATCGGAAAATTCCCACGCGCATTTCCCGACCTGTACGTCAGCATGGTCCGGGCGGGCGAAGCAGGCGGCGATCTGGACGGCGTGTTGCTGCAGTTGGCGGATTACATGGAAGCGAGCGAGGAACTGCGCCGCCGGATCAAGTCGGCCATGACCTATCCCGTGGTGGCGTTCAGCATGATCCTGTTGATTGCGATCGGATTGATCGTGTGGGTCGTTCCGCAATTCGCCACCATTTTCGCAAGTTTCGGAACGCCGGACAAACCCGTTCCGCTGCCGGCGCCGACGTTGATTTTGATTAAGATCAGCGACACGCTGGGAAGCTGGGTCGGACTTGCGGTTCTGGGGGCGGTGATTGCCGTCGTGTTTGCCGTCCGCGCCTATGGACGCACTCCATCCGGCCGCTACAATCTCGACGTGCTGAAATTGCGCCTGCCCATTTTCGGAATCCTGCTGCGCAAGGTGGCCATCAGCCGGTTTACACGCACGTTGAGCACACTCACCCGCAGCGGCGTGGCAATTCTTCACGCGCTCGAAATCGCCGAGCGCACCGCCGGCAACGAGGTCTTCGCGCGCGTCGTCAAAAACGCCGGCGACAGCGTCCGCAACGGCGAAACGCTGGCCGAACCGCTCGCGCGCAGCGAACAGTTTCCGCCAATGGTCACACGCATGATCGGCGTCGGCGAAAAGACCGGCGCGCTCGAGGGCATGCTGCTCAAGATTGCCGAATTCTACGATTCCGAGGTCAAGGCGATGGTAGACAGCATGACCAGCCTCATCGAACCGATTCTCATCATGTTCATGGGCATCGTCGTCGGCGGTATCGTCGTGGCGCTGTTCATGCCGATTCTGATGCTGTCCAGCCTGGTGGGAAAATAA
- a CDS encoding 1-phosphofructokinase family hexose kinase, whose amino-acid sequence MILTLTPNPCVDKTVFIPELNVGTFMRSQRYTCIPGGKGTNVSRAVKALGRSTAAMVIVGGHPGAHVVEMIREQDGVECMPAWVASQTRTITTVLEEKIHRQTAFFEPGPRVTEAEAASIRELFAKAVAKSRVVTFNGTVPDPAIRALYRELIPIAKAAGAITILDSHGPELALGLEAMPYMVKPNAAEAQEWAGFALDDDAARWRAIEYFHTGGVEMVVLSLGRDGALVSCGGMRLRVTPPTIQEVNPVGSGDALVAGFAIGLLEGMPIEDMARLAVAAGTANAMSWDIGHFTKDEVESLLPRVSVSKA is encoded by the coding sequence ATGATCCTCACGCTAACCCCCAATCCATGCGTTGACAAGACGGTATTTATCCCCGAATTGAATGTAGGAACCTTCATGCGGTCGCAGCGGTACACCTGCATCCCCGGAGGAAAAGGAACGAACGTGTCGCGGGCGGTCAAGGCGCTGGGCCGTTCGACGGCGGCGATGGTTATCGTGGGGGGCCATCCCGGCGCGCACGTCGTCGAAATGATTCGTGAGCAGGACGGCGTCGAGTGCATGCCGGCGTGGGTTGCATCGCAAACGCGAACCATCACGACTGTGCTGGAGGAAAAGATCCACCGGCAAACGGCCTTTTTCGAGCCGGGTCCGCGCGTTACGGAAGCGGAAGCGGCCTCCATACGGGAATTGTTTGCGAAGGCGGTGGCCAAGTCGCGGGTGGTTACCTTCAACGGCACCGTGCCCGATCCAGCGATTCGCGCATTGTACCGCGAATTGATTCCCATCGCGAAGGCGGCGGGCGCGATTACAATCCTCGATTCGCACGGGCCGGAGTTGGCGTTGGGCCTTGAGGCCATGCCGTATATGGTCAAGCCAAACGCCGCCGAGGCGCAGGAATGGGCCGGATTCGCGCTGGACGACGATGCGGCGCGTTGGCGGGCAATCGAATACTTTCACACGGGGGGTGTTGAGATGGTCGTGTTGTCGCTGGGCCGGGATGGCGCGCTGGTCTCTTGCGGCGGAATGCGTTTGCGCGTGACGCCGCCCACCATTCAGGAAGTCAATCCCGTCGGCAGCGGCGATGCGCTTGTGGCGGGATTCGCCATCGGCCTGCTCGAAGGGATGCCGATCGAAGACATGGCGCGGCTGGCCGTGGCGGCGGGAACGGCGAACGCCATGAGCTGGGATATCGGCCACTTCACGAAGGATGAAGTGGAGTCGCTGCTGCCGCGCGTCTCAGTGTCCAAGGCGTGA
- a CDS encoding DUF3857 domain-containing protein: MKKFFSKKSFGVIRLIVLFLCGMPCPVPADTLYLRAGEQAEGVLKAMEPETVTFEEPDGVKTHKKEDVARIQLQKARQYDEISRADMITDPDLRECIASQPSEKDYPADGSVTLLHRRLLDLTTPGLVRETTRTITKILRQRGENAASTTIRYFDDADKPEIDFALTVAPDGRVLHLNDTAIKDESVHVRFPDYRRLSRLRFACKEPAPGSILDVQYTVERRRDSPLEPFYSEEPFRYDSPLLRKEVVVIAPAGTDIPHGLSAASAGKIDYSETSENGRIRRVWRLKQPETGIVQEPLMPPRNTFIPLLTLGAPATWNDAAQAYRAMLDALPPLSDPLRGKAVELAKGGGAAAIYAHIAKTIRTAPVGQHEFRFQPHVPDETAARGLANELDKNILYWAMLKAAGFDCAFALVRNRMQGPLDENVPSIRAFHRSAVYLVKNGLFSTTISDRLSFGTVPGDMQDSPALVFLDKGAKRMTIPAAKPDSERDETRFEARLREDGELDLEIVYTATGNGQAGLRAFKDFDEQQLRHQLEAAAARLHPAALLKSYKTSDLADLAVPPSISLSCRIPGFATTAGGDLMLFNLPAVDYSAADAGRSTREYGLFWFHAARARVAGSIELPKGFAVYGGPGNIRLKTGIVAYRAKFSAKGNTIAFEDTHDIRTLCAPASAYADYKRVQEARANLARRRVIIEKRP, translated from the coding sequence ATGAAAAAATTTTTTTCAAAAAAATCGTTTGGCGTGATTCGGCTGATCGTTCTGTTCCTTTGCGGCATGCCGTGTCCGGTTCCGGCGGACACCCTGTACCTGCGGGCGGGCGAACAGGCCGAAGGGGTGCTCAAAGCCATGGAACCGGAAACCGTAACCTTCGAGGAACCGGACGGCGTCAAAACCCATAAAAAGGAAGACGTCGCGCGCATTCAACTTCAAAAGGCGCGCCAATACGACGAAATATCCCGCGCCGACATGATTACCGATCCCGATCTTCGGGAGTGTATCGCGTCGCAGCCGTCCGAAAAGGATTATCCGGCCGACGGATCGGTCACGCTTCTGCACCGCCGCCTCCTCGACCTGACGACGCCCGGTCTCGTGCGGGAAACGACGCGCACGATTACCAAGATTCTCCGCCAACGCGGTGAAAACGCCGCCAGCACGACGATCCGGTATTTCGACGATGCCGACAAACCGGAAATTGATTTCGCGCTGACCGTCGCGCCGGACGGGCGCGTGTTGCATTTGAACGATACGGCGATCAAGGACGAATCGGTGCATGTGCGGTTTCCCGACTACCGCCGGCTGTCGCGACTTCGTTTTGCCTGCAAGGAACCGGCGCCGGGAAGCATTCTCGACGTTCAGTACACGGTCGAGCGCAGACGCGACTCCCCGCTTGAACCTTTCTACTCCGAGGAACCGTTCCGCTACGATTCGCCCCTGTTACGCAAGGAAGTCGTGGTGATTGCGCCTGCCGGAACGGACATTCCGCATGGCCTGAGCGCGGCAAGCGCCGGCAAGATTGACTATTCCGAAACCTCCGAAAATGGACGAATCCGCCGCGTCTGGCGCCTCAAACAGCCCGAAACCGGGATCGTGCAAGAACCGCTCATGCCGCCCCGCAACACGTTCATCCCCTTGCTGACATTGGGCGCTCCCGCCACATGGAACGATGCGGCGCAAGCCTATCGCGCCATGCTCGACGCCTTGCCGCCGCTGTCCGATCCGCTGCGCGGCAAAGCCGTCGAATTGGCGAAAGGCGGCGGGGCCGCGGCCATTTACGCGCACATCGCAAAAACGATTCGCACCGCGCCCGTCGGACAGCATGAATTTCGCTTCCAGCCCCATGTGCCGGACGAAACCGCCGCGCGCGGCCTCGCCAACGAACTGGACAAGAACATTTTGTATTGGGCCATGCTGAAAGCGGCTGGGTTCGACTGCGCGTTCGCGCTCGTGCGCAACCGCATGCAGGGACCGCTTGACGAGAATGTGCCTTCGATTCGGGCCTTTCATCGCTCGGCCGTGTATCTGGTGAAAAACGGCCTTTTTTCGACCACGATCAGCGACCGGCTGTCCTTCGGGACGGTTCCCGGCGACATGCAGGATTCGCCGGCCTTGGTATTCCTCGACAAGGGCGCCAAACGCATGACCATTCCCGCGGCAAAACCCGATTCCGAAAGAGACGAGACGCGTTTCGAGGCGCGCCTGCGTGAAGACGGCGAACTGGACCTTGAAATCGTTTACACCGCCACGGGCAACGGACAGGCGGGGCTGCGCGCGTTCAAGGATTTCGACGAGCAGCAGTTGCGCCACCAACTCGAGGCTGCGGCCGCGCGTCTGCATCCCGCGGCCCTTCTCAAGAGTTACAAGACCAGCGATCTGGCGGACCTTGCCGTACCTCCCTCGATTTCACTTTCGTGCCGGATTCCGGGTTTTGCCACAACGGCCGGCGGCGATCTCATGCTGTTCAATTTGCCGGCCGTGGATTACAGCGCGGCGGACGCAGGACGTTCCACGCGCGAATATGGCTTGTTCTGGTTTCACGCGGCCCGCGCGCGCGTGGCCGGTTCCATCGAGTTGCCGAAAGGGTTTGCGGTGTATGGCGGCCCCGGCAACATCCGCCTGAAAACCGGAATCGTCGCATACCGCGCCAAATTCAGCGCAAAGGGAAACACGATCGCCTTTGAAGACACCCACGACATCAGGACGTTGTGTGCGCCCGCGTCCGCCTACGCGGACTACAAGCGGGTGCAGGAAGCGCGCGCCAATCTTGCGCGCCGGCGTGTCATCATCGAGAAACGGCCATGA
- a CDS encoding DUF3857 domain-containing protein has product MQHVLRILWAALFVSGTAFGGTAERLNLNQGDVVSGVSGITFDGRQFTIPGHDPVPRDAVKSIEFLREKESGETDAAAGGEGLSEEARAALPGAKRMIQAFPGIAGVMLVDDGRFVYRKDGTHVYRYHFAGLVLKEEKKEWAQVGAGFEEGRSRARILYGRAIMPDGTTTVLTPAMIKTSSPSEEMMFFNPNRKVLTGVIPGVEIGCIVEYCYEYEEYNPEDPRLFSPGFFFQSTEPMILSRLTVEMPKDVPLNYATRNFPEPKQADPAIEETGDTRIYTWQLENMPPVVEEPMMPPEPDVVPMVECSVFKDHQEVFALLRSLQQARMKSTPAIEEKVREIVRDVQTDEEKLARIYHWVQENTRYISIKGSLGAGFSGHTAQETFENRYGDCTDKSILFCTMLKIIGIEAYPIIVMTNDAGAAVTEIPTLSGNHCISEVCLAGRCFYLDTTAQTYRYPYFRADDHGIAAVNAIRGDIRTIPVPPPEDNRRVSRLDIALSANGDAEVKTRNDYNGTVEAGIRSFWKNAREDQRRPMMMEYVNAISPGAILRDFTLTPVDDLGVPLAMTIDYALPGHAIRVKDLLYLRMPTLERDFPEAALEKRRYPIQYMTTEERVLEIALAMPAGFHVRWMPPPLDLSSPYLEYHAKYEEQEGRVLLNESFRRLDRIVPPADYPAYRDALRKIAAFGKQEIFLSAKD; this is encoded by the coding sequence ATGCAGCATGTATTGCGGATTTTGTGGGCGGCACTATTTGTTTCAGGGACGGCGTTCGGTGGTACGGCCGAACGGCTGAACCTGAATCAGGGCGATGTCGTCTCCGGTGTGTCCGGCATTACGTTCGATGGAAGGCAGTTTACGATTCCGGGACATGATCCCGTGCCGCGTGACGCGGTCAAGTCCATCGAATTTCTCCGGGAAAAAGAATCGGGCGAAACGGATGCGGCGGCCGGCGGCGAGGGATTGTCGGAGGAGGCGCGCGCGGCGCTTCCCGGGGCGAAGCGGATGATCCAGGCGTTTCCCGGCATCGCCGGCGTCATGCTGGTGGACGATGGCCGGTTCGTTTACCGAAAAGACGGCACGCACGTGTACCGGTACCATTTCGCCGGGCTGGTCCTGAAAGAAGAGAAAAAGGAATGGGCGCAGGTCGGGGCGGGCTTCGAGGAAGGCCGCAGCCGCGCGCGCATTCTGTACGGGCGCGCAATAATGCCGGACGGAACCACGACCGTCCTGACGCCGGCCATGATCAAAACCAGCAGCCCGTCCGAGGAAATGATGTTTTTCAATCCGAACCGGAAGGTCCTCACGGGCGTCATTCCCGGCGTCGAAATCGGATGCATCGTCGAGTATTGCTACGAGTACGAGGAGTACAATCCCGAAGATCCGCGACTGTTCAGCCCGGGATTTTTCTTTCAGAGCACTGAACCCATGATCCTGTCGCGGCTTACGGTCGAAATGCCGAAGGACGTGCCGCTGAATTATGCAACGCGCAACTTTCCCGAACCGAAACAGGCCGATCCGGCCATTGAGGAAACGGGCGACACCCGGATTTACACATGGCAACTCGAAAACATGCCGCCCGTCGTCGAAGAGCCGATGATGCCGCCGGAGCCGGACGTCGTGCCCATGGTCGAATGCTCGGTGTTCAAGGATCACCAGGAAGTCTTCGCCCTTTTGCGCAGCCTGCAACAGGCGCGCATGAAATCCACACCGGCCATCGAGGAAAAAGTCCGGGAAATTGTGCGGGATGTGCAAACGGATGAAGAAAAACTCGCGCGCATTTACCATTGGGTCCAGGAAAACACGCGCTACATCTCCATCAAGGGAAGCCTTGGCGCCGGCTTTTCAGGGCATACCGCGCAGGAGACCTTCGAGAACCGGTACGGCGACTGCACGGACAAATCCATTCTGTTCTGCACGATGCTCAAGATCATCGGCATCGAGGCCTACCCCATTATCGTCATGACCAACGACGCGGGCGCGGCGGTCACGGAAATCCCCACGCTCAGCGGCAATCACTGCATCAGCGAAGTGTGCCTCGCCGGGCGCTGCTTCTACCTCGACACGACGGCGCAAACGTACCGTTACCCCTATTTTCGCGCGGACGACCACGGCATCGCGGCCGTCAACGCGATTCGCGGCGACATCCGGACGATTCCCGTGCCGCCGCCGGAAGACAACCGGCGCGTGTCGCGGCTGGACATTGCGTTGTCGGCCAACGGCGACGCGGAGGTCAAGACGCGCAACGACTACAACGGCACGGTCGAGGCAGGCATTCGCTCTTTTTGGAAAAACGCGCGCGAGGACCAGCGCAGACCGATGATGATGGAATACGTCAACGCGATCAGTCCGGGCGCAATCCTGCGCGATTTCACGCTGACGCCGGTTGATGATCTCGGTGTGCCGTTGGCGATGACGATTGACTACGCGCTGCCCGGACACGCGATTCGCGTAAAGGATCTCCTGTATCTGCGCATGCCGACGCTCGAACGGGATTTTCCCGAAGCCGCGCTCGAAAAACGGCGGTATCCAATCCAGTACATGACGACGGAGGAGCGCGTGCTCGAAATCGCTCTTGCGATGCCCGCCGGTTTTCATGTGAGATGGATGCCGCCCCCGCTCGATCTGTCGAGTCCCTATCTCGAATACCACGCGAAATACGAGGAACAGGAAGGCCGGGTACTGCTGAACGAGTCGTTCCGGCGTCTTGATCGCATCGTGCCGCCCGCCGATTACCCCGCCTATCGCGATGCATTGCGAAAAATCGCCGCTTTTGGAAAACAGGAAATTTTCCTGTCCGCAAAGGATTGA
- a CDS encoding response regulator, with amino-acid sequence MTANHVLVVDDFVENTRILEAFLGAKGYRVSCASDGQEALDKVAAEPPDIILLDLMMPGMNGFEVCQYLKQAAGTRHIPVIIVTGLHEREANIQALEAGADDFIVKPFDALLLDARIRNSLRTKALQDQIIQYQKRLETQNEELEQRVRERTAQLLRTRQVTVFSLAKLAESRDTETGAHLERIRSYARAIATELARRGLYGETLTPAFIEEIYHSSPLHDIGKVGIPDGILLKPGALTPDEFDFMKTHTLIGGDTLRAADIEAGRESFLAMGRDIAYFHHERWDGAGYPHGRKGADIPLAARIVAVSDVYDALSSKRPYKEAFTHEKSKGIIIEGRGTAFDPAVVDAFLACEEDVLRTQCRLQDSGVGHVYKAAARVGIPQRGSAAMPQSRT; translated from the coding sequence AGCCTTGGACAAGGTTGCGGCGGAACCGCCCGACATCATCCTGCTCGACCTGATGATGCCGGGCATGAACGGATTCGAGGTCTGCCAATACCTGAAGCAGGCGGCCGGCACGCGCCATATCCCCGTCATCATCGTCACGGGGCTGCATGAGCGCGAGGCCAACATCCAGGCGCTCGAAGCCGGCGCGGACGATTTTATCGTAAAGCCGTTCGACGCGCTCCTGCTCGATGCGCGCATCCGGAATTCGCTGCGCACCAAGGCACTTCAGGATCAAATCATCCAATACCAGAAGCGACTGGAAACGCAGAACGAGGAACTGGAACAGCGCGTGCGCGAGCGCACGGCGCAACTGCTTCGGACCCGGCAGGTTACTGTCTTCAGCCTGGCCAAACTGGCGGAATCCCGCGACACCGAAACCGGCGCGCATCTCGAACGGATCCGGTCCTATGCGCGCGCCATCGCGACGGAACTGGCCCGGCGCGGCCTGTATGGCGAAACGCTGACGCCGGCGTTCATCGAAGAGATATACCATTCGAGTCCGCTGCACGACATCGGAAAAGTCGGCATTCCCGACGGTATTCTGCTCAAGCCGGGCGCCTTGACGCCGGACGAATTCGATTTCATGAAAACGCACACCCTGATCGGCGGGGATACCTTGCGCGCGGCGGACATCGAGGCGGGCCGCGAATCGTTTCTGGCGATGGGCCGCGACATCGCCTATTTTCATCATGAACGTTGGGACGGCGCCGGATATCCGCATGGGCGGAAAGGGGCCGATATCCCGCTGGCGGCGCGGATTGTGGCCGTGAGCGACGTGTACGACGCCCTGTCGTCCAAGCGCCCCTACAAAGAGGCGTTTACACACGAAAAATCGAAAGGCATTATCATCGAGGGCCGCGGCACGGCGTTCGATCCGGCCGTCGTGGATGCCTTCTTGGCGTGCGAGGAGGACGTGCTCAGGACACAATGCCGGCTTCAGGACAGCGGCGTGGGCCACGTATACAAGGCCGCCGCCCGGGTGGGGATTCCCCAACGCGGCTCAGCCGCAATGCCTCAATCAAGGACATGA